AAGGGAAgacagagctgggactgtttagcctggaaaagagaaggctcaagggggAGGAAATCTTAGATACATGAAAAAAGACCACAAAGAGGATGGAGCTcacctctgctcagttgtgcccagtgacaggacaaggggcacaggcacaagctggagctcaggaggttccatctgaacatcaggaGATGCTGTGacctgtgagggtgactgagcacaggcacaggctgcaTGGGGaagctgtgaagtctccttccaTAGAGACATTCAAAAGGCATCTGGCCACAGCTCTGGGttgccctgcttcagcagggcatTGGAGCAGATGATTCCAGAGCTCACTTCCAGCCCACtgctgtgagtctgtgactctgggTTCTGCCCTTGTAGATCATGTCTGAAAGCCTGGAAGTGGCAGTTTCCCAAACAAGTGTCTGGAGTCAATCCAAATCACCCTGTGCCCCACTGAGACAGCACCTGCCCCAAAGTCcttcacaggagaaaaatgctggaaggaagagctgctgctccttcatTTCCCAGCCAGTCTCTGCTGGACTGTTCCATCTGGGAACCTGTCCCTCTCACCTCCcctccagagcaggaagagaccagtttgctgctctgcctcctgctctgcctgctggagcaggaatgATGCCCAAAGGTGGAAAGCCTGCCAAGGTTCcctggctggtggcagcaggacaggctgggtggCAGCCTCTACACCAGGGCTGCAAGGGGTGGGATAGAGCTGAGGGAGGCAGCGAGGAAAGAGCAGCTCTTCAAGGAGAGACAGGAAAATGTTCATGGACATTAAAAGCACAGCTGAAGTTCTTACCCACCAATAGCAGCTCCAATTTCATGTTGATGAGTGCCTCAGCTCCTGGGGTTGTCAGTGACAGGAAtgtttgcttggaagagacctttcagctcatggagtccaaccatgaacccagcagtaccaggtcaccaccaaaccatgtccctcagcaccacatctccacagcctggaaacccttccagggatggggactccaccactgccctggagagcctggtctcaaggggaagaaatgtccaacctaaacctcgcCTGGGGCAActggaggtcatttcctcttgtcctgtcacttgttccttgggagaagagaccaaccccaacctggctccaacctcctttcagggagctgtagagagccagaaggtctcccctcagccctcaCACTGCTGTCACACCATGTCACAGTGGCCTTCAGGCAGCAGGCCTATCCAGAGTTCTACCTCTGATGCCATCACCTGCCCCAGtgcttgctgccagccctgctcagctccgTGGCTGACAAGCccccccagcaccagctccccacagctcctgccctccaGTGCAGCCCCCACCAGCCTACAACCATCTGCACCCCCCAGAACACACCAGCTCCACCCacagcttctccccagctcccttagcttTGGGTCCAGCCTCTGGAGCAGATGCTGGGTGTTGGGGGCAGGAGGACACAGTGGTCACCCTGAGCTCCCCTTTCAGCCTGTGGCAAACCCAttggtgaagagaaggcagcACTGGGGGGGGTCTACACCAAGGGGGCAAGAAACTGTCCCCTGTTGCCCTCCCTGGGGTCGGGCAGAGATGaagggctggtgctggggcagggataCTGGTGCCAGTACTTCTGCTGATGCAAGCATAAtggccagctctggggccagtACTGGTGCTGGGGGCACAGATCCTGGGCAGGtctggtgctggggcaggggtgcTGGTCAGCCCCAGTGCTAGTACTGGTTCCGGGATACTGAGGCAGGGATGCTGAGCAGCCCCGGGGCTGGtactggtgctggggcagggatgcTGGACATCCCCAGGGCTGGtactggtgctggggcagggatgcTGAGCAGCCCCGGGGCTGGtactggtgctggggcagggatgcTGGACAGCCCCGGGGCTGGtactggtgctggggcagggatgcTGGACAGCCCCGGGGCTCGtactggtgctggggcagggatgcTGGACAGCCCCGGGGCTCGtactggtgctggggcagggatgcTGGACAGCCCCGGGGCTCGtactggtgctggggcagggatgcTGGACAGCCCCGGGGCTCGtactggtgctggggcagggatgcTGGACAGCCCCGGGGCTGGTACTGGTGCTGGGACAGGGATGCTGGACAGCCCCGGGGCTGGTACTGGTGCTGAGGCAGGGATGCTGGACAGCCCCGGGGCTCGtactggtgctggggcagggatgcTGGACAGCCCCGGGGCTGTTACTGGTGCTGAGGCAGGGATGCTGGACAGCCTCGGGGCTGTtactggtgctggggcagggatgcTGGACAGCCTCGGGGCTGTTACTGGTGCTGAGGCAGGGATGCTGGACAGCCTCGGGGCTGTtactggtgctggggcagggatgcTGGACAGCCTCGGGGCTGTTACTGGTGCTGAGGCAGGGATGCTGGACAGCCCCGGGGCCgttggcagggctggggccggGCCTTTGCCGCAGCCCCGGGGCCGGTGCCCACCTTGATGCGCTCGCCCTCGATCTCCAGCGTCCTCTCGCGGAAGTCCACGCCGATCGTGGCTTCGGTCTTGGCGGGGAAGGCGCCGCCGCAGAAGCGGAAGGTCAGGCAGGTCTTGCCCACGTTGGAGTCGCCGATCACGATGATTTTGAAGATTCGGGTCTGCACGTAGGGCTCCGACCACGGCTCCGGGCCCGGCggccgccccccgccccccgccgccATCCCGCagccccccgccgccgcctcaCCGCCTCATGGGGCCGCCCCCCGCCTACCGGCTACGGCCCCGGCACGGCCCCGCGTACCGGCACCGGCTCCGCCCCGCCTGCCGGCTATGGCACCGTTATAGGCACCGGCCCCGCCCCGCGTTACTGGCTATGGCTACGGCCCCGGCatcggccccggccccgccccaCGTACCAGCTACGGCACCGGCACCGGCACCGGCATAGCCCCGCCCCGCTTGCCGGCAGCGGCCCCGCCCCACGTACCGCCTATGGCACCGGCACAGTCCCGCGTACCACCTACGGCACCGGCATCGGTACCGACCCCGCCCCACGCACCGGCACGACCCCGCGTACCGTCACCGGTACCGGCACGGCTCCGCCTTACGTAGAGGGTATCACCCCAGCCCCGGCCCGTGCACCGGGACCGGCCTCGCACCATCTAGTGGCTACGGCACTGTCCCGGTCCCCGTTTGACACGGGCCACGCGACAGCCCCGAGGACCAGCTCCCCCTCTCCGGCTTCCCGGGACCGGGCTGGtgcccaccagctgctgccGGCAGCAGGGGCGGCAGGGAGAGGACAGGATGGGAAGTCTCCTGTGTCTCCCTCTCAGCAGCGAGAGCCTGCACTGGGGTGGAGGGGATGTTGaagtcctggagctgctggcccaCAGGGAAGCTCGTGATGGACCACACAGATCCAGCTGGACCAGTCCCAGAGGTGGCACCAGGCAACCATCACTgaccacccccagcagcttctggTCTGGCCACAAACCTGAATGCAGTGTGATGTGATGAGGACACTGCAGATCTGCTGCTCAGCCCAGGGAGGACAACACAGAGAAGGCCTCAGCAAAGACCCTTCTTCTGGAGACCTAGCCCAAGGAGGGATTGAGGAGCTGCTGTCTCTGAAAGGATCaaggagcagagaagctgtCACATTCTTGTTTAAAAcgtccccagcacagcacccaaCCTGCTCCTCATGTCAGAGACAAGGTAAAGGGGCTAGGAGGGACTTACAGAatggtgaggttggaagggacctctggagatcatccagtccaacccccctgctaaagcagggctgccatagcagcttgcccaggatcacaatggccagctgggtttggaagctctccagacaagaagactctacaacctctctgggcagctggctccagggctccagcatccccacagcaaagtttcttcctcatgttgaggttgaACTTCCTGGGTTCTGGTTTGTATCCAGGAAGACAGGAGACACTCAAAGGAGGTCTCCAGTGGAGCTCCAAGAGTGTTCAGGAATAATTCCTGATTTTAAAGAGATAAATATTTGCCTCAGACACTTTTTCTGTCCCATAAAATAACatcagaggagaaaagcagcaatatTCCAACCCTCATCTGTGTCTTCACTTCattgtcacagagtcacaaaatggtttgggttcgaaaggaccttaaagatcatctagttccaatcccctgctatggtcccctgccatgggcagcgacacctactacatcaggttgctctcaaggccccatccaacctgactttgaactCTTCCAGGCATGGAacattcacaacttctctgggcaacctgttccagtgtctcaccatcctcatggagaagaatttctgccTAATGTCTCAAGTGATCtgcttccagtctgaagctACCACCCCTGATCCTGTCACTCCACGCCTTTGTGAGAAGTCTCTCTCCACCTTTCCTGGAGCCCACATAAAATCCTAgaaggctgctagaaggtctctctggagccctGTGACCTGAGGAGCTCTCCCAGCTCTTCACCCCACTCACACAACCCATCTGCTCCCCATGTTGGGCAGACCCCCACCAGACCCCTGACAGGACACCACAGCCCTACGCAGCTCCATTCCACCACCAGGAACATGCTTTCAACAAAGGCACcggtttttttggggtgttcctggaggtttttattGACAGGAGCCACTTGTCAGAGCTTCTGGGTTCCTGCCTGGTGTTGTGGTgacttctccagcctctgaaacAAGAGGCCAGTGCTGGGCCCGAGTGGTCTCCCCTCAAAGGGACATGGCTGCCCATGGTAGCGAGGCAGGAAGGTTAGCCCCACCAGTGTcctctcctctggccccacagccagcctggagagcagcctgtctgctgtgtgtggcaccacaggctgcagcagcgTCCCGAAGACGCGCAGGCACTCCAGCGTCACGTGCAGGATGGTGtccagccacagctgctccGGGGGGTTGTCCCGGTTGAGCTTCCAAGGCTGGTGTCTCTGGAAGAAGCCATTGGTCTGCCTCACGCAGAAGCAGATGCGCTCCAAGGCCTTGTAGATCTGGAAAGCCTCAAAAGCAGTGGCCacctgcagaggcagagaagcCACGGAAGCCACCAGCTCGTAGTCCTCAGCAGAAGCCCTGCCACCAGCTCTCGGCACCCCATCACCCAGGAGCTTTGGGAAGCAGGACTCTGAGAAGCAGGGGTAGGTGTTGGTAGGGTTGATGCTGAGGGCTGTTGACCTATTGAGAAGCCCCCCAAGGGCATCAGCCAGCTCCGAGTTCACCACCTTCACCACCTTCTCCTCGTAATAGTCACAGTCCCGCTCGGGCACACCCTGCCGCAGCAGGAAGTACCGGAATCCATCCAGCGTGAACTGCTGGATACAAGCCATGGGGTCCACCACGTTGCCCAGGCTTTTGGACATCTTCTGCCCATGGACAGTCCAGTGGGAGTGCACCaagatcttttcaggaggtgccagtcctgctgccagcagcagagcaggccaGTAGACAGCATGGAacttgaggatgtccttgcccACCATGTGGTGCGCAGCCGGCCACCACTCGCCGTGTGTCTCGGGGTAGCCCAGCACACTCAGGTAGTTCACCAGGGCATCCACCCAGACGTAGATGGTTTGTGTAGGGTCATCAGGGACAGGGatgccccagggcagcctgctcctctcccggGACACAGAGAGGTctggcagctcctcctccagccagTGCAGCACGCACTGCTggaagggctgaggggagatggCCTCAGGGTTGTCCTGGAGCCAGCGCTGCAGCGGCTCCCGGAACGTGGACAGCTTGAACATGTAGTTGTCCTCTCTGGTCCAGTGCACCTGgggaggcagcagagagaagaatcAGAGCCCAAAGGCTCAGCCAGTGCTTCCACACAACGTCTGTGTGGAATGTTCTGTGTGTGATTTGTTGCTCCCACCACATGGCTTTCCATGATGGTGGAATCTCCTCTCCTAGACACCCTGGGTCATCCAGGACTTGGGGGATTTGAGTTggctcagctctctgcttctAGAGATGTCTGTTCCCCAGAGAATCATTGAGTTGTTTGGATTGAGAAGAGGCCTTTCAGCTCAGGGAGTCCAACCATGTACCTCACACCAGGCCAGGTCACCagtaaaccatggccctcagcaccacatctccagggctctgaaatcctttcagggatggggactccatcagtgccttgggcagcctgggccaggcctggatgACTCTCAagggcaagaaattgttcctcatgtccaatctaaaccttccctggggcaacttgaggatcttccctcttgtcctggtaaaagagcctgacccccacatggctccaacctcctttctgggagttgcagagagccagaaggtcttccctcagcctccttttctccaggctgaacaaccccaggtccctcagctgctcctcaccagacctcttctccagacacttcaccagcttccttgccctcctctggacctgctccagtccctcaatgtcctttttggaatgaggggcccaaaactgaactcaggattcaaggtatggcctcaacAGTGCCCAGTTCAGGGAGACAATCCCTGCTCTGGTCCCGCTGGCCACCCCCAGGGTGGACCACCTCCCTGCAAACCAGATTTCAGTGCCAGGCAAAAATTAGGCAGCCACAAAGACCCTTTAAATAAAAAGTGGTTCTGCAGTAACAGTAGAAAATGATGAGCAGACAAAATTATATTACCAACTCCTGCCTCACCCCCAACCCTAGTGCTCTGTTCCTGGGTACTGTGTCCTGTTGTCCCCCAGCTTAACCATCAGTGCATCTTCACTGCCAGCTCTGATGGCCTAccagcctgttacagtgctgACAGCACCACTCCCTCACCTTCAGGTTCACTAAATGACAACTTTCCATCCATGAAGTGACACATTTAGCCAAGTCAGTGACAATTCAGTGGGCAGATAGGGAGTGAGCTGTGTAATGCACACTAAATCCACATCTGGGTCAAGAACTTTTACCTTTTGAAGCTAAATAAGGGTCCCAGATAAGGAAGCTGAGTTTTTGGTACCACACAGGAGAGTCTCATTCCTAGCACTGTACTCAACAATATTAGACTGAGCCAGAAattgtctcctcctcctccacaccagccatgcagcacctcaatgtacCTGAGATACCCGTGGCTGACATTTTGGGGTTCTGGCAGCTCCCCCTTGCCCAGCCAGACCCTGTTCTGTGAGACACAGCAAGTCTCAGCTGACATGAGCCACAAAAGGCTACAGGAAGCATTAAACCCCCCTGCGTGTGGCCAGAGCAATGCTGAGCGCTCAGACTCGTGCAGGATCCACGTTTGCTCGTTCCCAGGAGGgtgtccctcaccctgtccaTCCCTACGCCCTGTGTAAATCATTCCAGCCCAATTCCAACTTGATTTGCCTTCGTGTGTTTCTTCCCCACAGTCAGTAATGAGTGGGCCTCTGACACCAAACTCTGCTCAGTGGCACTTTTGCCAATACGTTTGAGGGTGACTCTTTAGGGGCTCTGAACCACTCATCTGTAACCAACTGGCGCAGAGCAGCAGGATCCTAAATCAGGATTCCACAAAGGATTTAAAGCACTCTGtccaccacagcagctctcccGGAGAAGCCACTCTTGCCCGGCCGCTGCCGTTACCTGGTGGCCGCTCTCCAATGACACCTTGCAGGGGCGTCCCTGGGCGTCCCTGCTGTCTGCGAGCTGGCTCTCGGGCAGGAAGCACTCCTCGGGAGTGCAGTACCAGCCCTCGTAAGCCCCTTTATAGAGCGCCCCGCCGTCCCGGAGCCGCTCCCAGAAATGCTGCACGGCTCGCTGGTGGCGGGGCTCGCTAGTACGGATGAAGTCGGTAAACGAGACGGCGGCCCGGGTCAAGGCGTGACGGAAGAGCCCCGAGACCCGCTCGCAGAGCTCCGGGGGTGACGTCCCCGCCGCGGCCGCTGCCTGCTGGATCTTCAGCCCGTGCTCGTCGGTCCCTGAAACGGCAGAAAGGACGGGATGCCGCGGGGACCCTGGGGAAGGGGTGCGGGGCCGGGTCCCCGCGCTGCCCCACGGAGACAGGGTGCCTCGGGACAGGCCTGAGGACACGAGGAACGGGAACAGCCCCGGGGAAACGCCGGAGGAGACCACAGCACCCGTCGGGCGCAGGCTCACCCGTGGAGAGGCGGCCCGGGCCGGCGCCGCGGAGGCTGCGGTAGCGGTGCAGAGCGTCGGCCAACAAGGCGGAGTAGAGATGTCCGATGTGCGGCGGCCCGTTAGCGTAGAAGATGGGCGTGGAGAGCAGGCGGCGCCGGGCGGGCCCGGTGGAGGCGGCGCGGCGGGGCGGGAGGAAGCGGCAGCGGGGAGGCCGCAGCATGGCAGCGCCCACCACggagacagcagagcagagcggcTCGGGTGCACGGGTGGAGCGGCACCGGCGGGACAGAGGGGTGAACGGAAGCACCGGCAGGGCAGAGAGGCGGCCGGAAGCATAGGCGGAGGCGCGGCAGCGGCGGCCAGTGGGGAGCGCACGGCGGCGCAGGcgcggggcgggcggcggcggaCCCGGAGCGGCGTGAGGCGGCCAGCGACAGGCGACATGTTCCGCTGCTGCGTGGCCGCCGCGCTGCGACCCCTCAGCCCTGCGCCGCGGGGGCGCGCCGCTGCCGCCGGTGAGTCGGAGCCAAAGCCGGGGCTGAGGCTAGGGTTGGTCGCCTCCGATACTGGGGCCGGTGGGGTCCCGCGGGTGCGGTAGGCCCGGGACCGGGGCTCTATGAGGGTGGCGGGAGGGATCCCGGACGATGATTTCCTGCCAGACACGGGTACGAGGCTCTTCTTCCCGCGGCGCCGCCGCGGGTGCTCGGGCGGAGTGGTGTCTCGGCCCAGCCCCGTACGGCGCGGTGCAGCCCAGCGTCCGCTGCCCGGGGAGCGGCAGCCCGCGGTCGGCAGTCGGGGTTTTCCAGCGCTGCAGCTTGCCCGGAAGCTCCGGGCTCCCGTTAGCCAGGCGGAGAGCACACGTCCCGCGGTGCCGGCGGCG
This DNA window, taken from Indicator indicator isolate 239-I01 chromosome 17, UM_Iind_1.1, whole genome shotgun sequence, encodes the following:
- the MARS2 gene encoding methionine--tRNA ligase, mitochondrial; this translates as MLRPPRCRFLPPRRAASTGPARRRLLSTPIFYANGPPHIGHLYSALLADALHRYRSLRGAGPGRLSTGTDEHGLKIQQAAAAAGTSPPELCERVSGLFRHALTRAAVSFTDFIRTSEPRHQRAVQHFWERLRDGGALYKGAYEGWYCTPEECFLPESQLADSRDAQGRPCKVSLESGHQVHWTREDNYMFKLSTFREPLQRWLQDNPEAISPQPFQQCVLHWLEEELPDLSVSRERSRLPWGIPVPDDPTQTIYVWVDALVNYLSVLGYPETHGEWWPAAHHMVGKDILKFHAVYWPALLLAAGLAPPEKILVHSHWTVHGQKMSKSLGNVVDPMACIQQFTLDGFRYFLLRQGVPERDCDYYEEKVVKVVNSELADALGGLLNRSTALSINPTNTYPCFSESCFPKLLGDGVPRAGGRASAEDYELVASVASLPLQVATAFEAFQIYKALERICFCVRQTNGFFQRHQPWKLNRDNPPEQLWLDTILHVTLECLRVFGTLLQPVVPHTADRLLSRLAVGPEERTLVGLTFLPRYHGQPCPFEGRPLGPSTGLLFQRLEKSPQHQAGTQKL